The following is a genomic window from Staphylococcus saccharolyticus.
ATGAGGTGACTTCAATATCGAATCTGTGAGTTGTATTTTCTGGGAAATAAGACATTGTTTTATCATAGCGACCTATTAATTGTGTTTCTGGTAAAACTTTTTTTATTTCAGCTGCAATAGTTGTTCCGACAGCACCTGGACCAATAATAGCGATTGTCATAACATAATTCTTTCCTTTCTCGTAACGATTCATTATACTATTGCTAATAATATAGGAAACAGAGGGTGAAATGAATTGAAAACTTTAAATCACCTAAAGAAAATGAAAGAAGAGCAAACTAAAATTTCGATGGTCACGGCTTATGATTTTCCTAGTGCAAAACAAGTCGAACAAGCTGAGATTGATATGATTTTAGTAGGAGATTCTCTAGGAATGACTGTTCTAGGTTATGATAGCACCGTTCAAGTTACTGTAAATGATATGATTCATCATGGTAAAGCAGTAAGAAGAGGAGCACCAAATACATTTATTGTTATAGATATGCCTATAGGAACAGTTGGTGTGGGTGATGAGGAAGATTTGAAAAACGCACTAAAAATATACAAAGATACCAATGCCAATGCAGTAAAAGCGGAAGGTGCACATCTTGTATCATTTATTCAAAAGGCAACACGCATGGGCATTCCTGTCGTATCACATTTAGGCTTAACACCACAAAGTGTTGGAGTGATGGGATATAAACTTCAAGGTGATACGAAAGAAGCAGCTATTCAATTAATAGAAGATGCTAAAGCAATAGAAAAAGCAGGTGCTATTTTATTGGTTTTAGAAGCAATCCCAAGTGATTTAGCTAAAGTGATTAGTGAGCAGTTAACGATTCCTGTTATAGGTATTGGCGCTGGGAAGGATACAGATGGTCAAGTTTTGGTGTATCACGATATGTTAAATTACGGTGTCAATCGACAGGCTAAATTTGTCAAACAATTTGCGGACTTTTCAATAGGTATAGATGGCTTGAAACAATATGATCAAGAAGTTAAACAAGGTCATTTCCCATCTGAGTCCTTTACTTATAAG
Proteins encoded in this region:
- the panB gene encoding 3-methyl-2-oxobutanoate hydroxymethyltransferase; this translates as MKTLNHLKKMKEEQTKISMVTAYDFPSAKQVEQAEIDMILVGDSLGMTVLGYDSTVQVTVNDMIHHGKAVRRGAPNTFIVIDMPIGTVGVGDEEDLKNALKIYKDTNANAVKAEGAHLVSFIQKATRMGIPVVSHLGLTPQSVGVMGYKLQGDTKEAAIQLIEDAKAIEKAGAILLVLEAIPSDLAKVISEQLTIPVIGIGAGKDTDGQVLVYHDMLNYGVNRQAKFVKQFADFSIGIDGLKQYDQEVKQGHFPSESFTYKKKIMNEVGCYD